A single Betaproteobacteria bacterium DNA region contains:
- the tolB gene encoding Tol-Pal system protein TolB, with translation MSAVARPRRQRFRNADFAAARCSRILAAPALAVYGLLLCLLTLQPAMAALTIEIVGSGERQMPIAIAPLAGEGTLPHNISEVVAADLTRSGLFRVIDAGGITPMPVEPGDIRYPDWSSRGAESIVIGAVAQAGSGRYEVRFRLMDVLKQTQLAGFSYTISAAQTRNTAHRIADVIYEKLIGVPGAFATRITYVVKRGSRYELQIADADGFNEQTILASNEPIISPAWSPDGNRIAYVSFEQKKPVVYVQTLSTSQRRVLANFRGSNSSPAWSPDGRRLAVVLTRDGNSQIYSISADGGTPTRLTTSRAIDTEPSFSPDGQWILFTSDRGGSPQIYRMPASGGPAERMTFSGTYNVSPRYGPDGKSFAFVQREDGRFSIMLQEIGTRQVIPLTNGSIDESPSFAPNGRMLLYASSQGGRGILAAVSNDGRIKQRVTASSGDVREPAWGPMQKGF, from the coding sequence ATGAGCGCCGTTGCCCGCCCGCGCAGGCAGCGTTTTCGAAATGCGGACTTCGCCGCTGCGCGTTGCAGCCGCATCCTTGCGGCACCCGCCTTGGCGGTGTATGGCCTGCTGCTTTGCCTCCTGACGCTGCAACCTGCCATGGCCGCCCTGACCATCGAGATCGTGGGCAGCGGCGAGCGCCAGATGCCGATTGCCATCGCGCCGCTCGCAGGCGAAGGGACGTTGCCGCACAACATCTCCGAGGTCGTTGCGGCCGATCTCACCCGCAGCGGGCTCTTCCGCGTGATCGATGCCGGCGGCATCACGCCGATGCCGGTGGAGCCCGGCGACATTCGCTACCCCGACTGGAGCTCGCGAGGCGCGGAGTCGATCGTCATCGGCGCGGTCGCCCAAGCGGGCAGCGGCCGCTACGAAGTGCGCTTTCGCCTGATGGACGTCCTCAAGCAGACCCAGCTCGCGGGCTTCAGCTACACCATCTCCGCGGCGCAGACGCGCAATACCGCGCACCGGATCGCCGACGTCATCTACGAGAAGCTCATCGGCGTGCCCGGCGCGTTCGCAACGCGCATCACCTACGTGGTGAAGCGCGGCTCGCGCTACGAGCTGCAGATCGCCGACGCCGACGGTTTCAACGAGCAGACCATCCTCGCCTCCAACGAGCCCATCATCTCGCCGGCCTGGTCGCCGGATGGCAACCGCATCGCCTACGTGTCCTTCGAGCAGAAAAAGCCGGTCGTCTACGTGCAAACGCTTTCCACCAGCCAGCGGCGGGTGCTCGCGAATTTCCGCGGCTCCAACAGCTCCCCGGCCTGGTCGCCGGACGGGCGGCGGCTCGCCGTCGTGCTTACGCGCGACGGCAATTCGCAGATCTACAGCATCAGCGCCGATGGCGGCACGCCCACGCGCCTGACCACGAGCCGCGCCATCGACACCGAGCCGAGTTTCTCGCCCGACGGACAGTGGATCCTGTTCACCTCCGATCGCGGCGGCAGCCCGCAGATCTATCGCATGCCGGCAAGCGGCGGCCCGGCCGAGCGGATGACTTTCAGCGGCACGTACAACGTGTCGCCGCGCTACGGCCCCGACGGAAAAAGCTTCGCGTTCGTCCAGCGCGAAGACGGGCGCTTCAGCATCATGCTGCAGGAGATCGGCACCCGGCAGGTGATACCGCTTACCAACGGCAGCATCGACGAATCCCCCAGCTTCGCACCGAATGGACGCATGCTGCTCTACGCGTCCAGCCAGGGGGGGCGTGGTATATTAGCCGCCGTTTCCAATGACGGCCGGATCAAGCAGCGGGTCACGGCGTCATCAGGGGATGTGCGCGAGCCTGCATGGGGTCCGATGCAGAAGGGATTCTGA